A region of Candidatus Schekmanbacteria bacterium DNA encodes the following proteins:
- a CDS encoding thioredoxin family protein, with translation LIDESQTVAKAFGAQCTPDIYLYDSKLHLVYHGRFDDNWQDEKAVKKKDLEEAVNNLIEGKAITENQYPSMGCSIKWRE, from the coding sequence TCTAATAGATGAATCACAAACTGTAGCAAAAGCATTTGGTGCTCAATGTACTCCAGACATATATCTTTATGATTCGAAATTACATCTGGTGTATCATGGAAGGTTCGATGATAATTGGCAGGATGAGAAAGCAGTAAAGAAAAAGGATTTGGAAGAAGCAGTAAACAATCTGATTGAAGGAAAAGCTATTACTGAAAATCAATATCCCTCTATGGGATGCTCCATTAAATGGAGAGAATAA